In one window of Silvanigrella paludirubra DNA:
- a CDS encoding chorismate mutase: MKKTILSFLLVLSFPSVYACSDHESASNNIKHEKTEKCEDLNCVRKHIDEINKEIISLLAKRMEYVNLAGEIKLKNNIATAYDKKRSDHVVDTAEEFGKSKGLPEGFTKSVFQVIVDKSAENEQKNMDQVKVKK; the protein is encoded by the coding sequence GTGAAAAAAACAATATTATCTTTTCTTTTAGTTCTTTCTTTTCCTTCTGTTTATGCTTGTTCGGATCATGAATCAGCATCAAATAATATAAAACACGAAAAAACAGAAAAATGTGAAGATTTAAATTGTGTTCGGAAGCATATTGATGAAATAAACAAAGAAATTATATCACTATTAGCGAAAAGAATGGAATATGTAAATCTAGCTGGTGAAATTAAATTAAAAAATAATATAGCAACTGCTTATGATAAAAAAAGATCGGATCATGTTGTAGATACTGCTGAAGAGTTTGGTAAATCAAAAGGCCTTCCAGAAGGATTTACAAAAAGTGTATTTCAAGTAATCGTTGATAAATCAGCTGAAAATGAACAAAAAAATATGGATCAAGTTAAAGTAAAAAAATAA
- the cysS gene encoding cysteine--tRNA ligase: MKIHFFNTLTGKKEKFNTLNEGKVKMYCCGVTPYGNTHIGHSRTFFSYDLLYRTLVDNEMNVEWARNITDVDDKIIHKANQEGVSCADIVSRYVSEQDEMLELFNLQRPQHEPKVTENIPQIISLIEKLIHKELAYVTNSGVYYRVRKFAEYGKLSKNKIDDLKKGARIEIDEAKEDALDFALWKFAKEGEIYWASPWGNGRPGWHVECSAMIHSLFGDSIDIHMGGRDLIFPHHEAEIAQSEGATGKPFSSTWLHAGMVTLYGEKMSKSTNHFVAIKDFLSKYPSEVLRLVFLSISYGQPLDFTFEMTTENLKKLAKIYRFVSLVDEYSNQNTNHDNQSSEFIFTELETLIPKMREFLADDLNSSAALAVFFDFIRNINTKLSALEKSGKILSEKDITILKSKWPEFKNWMKNAMGLLVEEPNVFFENLRKYNLASEISSSEIQQKLEERKRARANKDWAKSDAIRDELLAQGVQIQDAPSGTKWTIII, encoded by the coding sequence ATGAAAATACATTTTTTTAATACGCTTACTGGAAAAAAAGAAAAATTTAACACATTAAATGAAGGTAAGGTAAAAATGTATTGTTGTGGTGTTACTCCTTATGGAAACACACATATTGGCCATAGCCGCACTTTTTTTTCTTATGACTTATTATATCGTACATTAGTTGATAATGAAATGAACGTAGAATGGGCTAGAAATATAACAGATGTCGATGATAAAATTATACATAAAGCAAATCAAGAAGGTGTTTCTTGTGCTGATATTGTATCACGTTATGTTTCTGAGCAAGACGAAATGCTTGAGCTCTTTAATTTACAAAGACCACAGCATGAGCCTAAAGTTACAGAAAATATTCCTCAAATTATTTCGTTAATAGAAAAATTAATTCATAAAGAATTAGCATACGTAACAAACTCCGGAGTTTATTATAGAGTCCGTAAGTTTGCGGAGTATGGTAAGTTAAGCAAAAATAAAATTGATGATTTAAAAAAAGGTGCTCGCATTGAAATAGATGAAGCAAAAGAAGATGCTCTCGATTTTGCACTATGGAAATTTGCAAAAGAAGGTGAAATTTATTGGGCTTCTCCATGGGGAAATGGTCGTCCAGGTTGGCATGTGGAATGCTCTGCTATGATCCATTCTTTATTTGGTGATTCTATAGATATTCATATGGGAGGAAGAGATCTTATATTTCCGCACCATGAAGCTGAAATTGCACAGTCTGAAGGAGCAACAGGAAAACCTTTTTCATCTACTTGGCTTCATGCAGGTATGGTAACGCTTTATGGTGAAAAAATGAGTAAAAGTACAAATCATTTTGTTGCTATTAAAGATTTTTTATCGAAATACCCTTCTGAAGTATTAAGGTTGGTTTTTTTGTCGATTTCCTATGGGCAACCACTCGATTTTACCTTTGAAATGACGACAGAAAACTTAAAAAAACTGGCAAAAATTTATCGTTTTGTTTCTTTAGTAGATGAGTATTCAAACCAAAATACAAATCATGATAATCAATCTAGCGAATTTATCTTTACGGAGCTTGAAACTTTAATACCAAAAATGAGAGAATTTTTAGCGGACGATTTAAATAGTAGTGCTGCCCTTGCTGTATTTTTTGATTTTATTCGAAATATAAATACAAAACTAAGTGCTCTTGAAAAATCGGGAAAAATTTTGTCAGAAAAAGATATAACTATTTTAAAATCAAAATGGCCAGAATTTAAAAACTGGATGAAAAATGCAATGGGTCTACTTGTAGAAGAGCCAAATGTATTTTTTGAAAATTTAAGAAAATATAATTTAGCTTCTGAAATATCTTCTTCCGAAATTCAACAAAAATTAGAAGAACGAAAAAGGGCTCGAGCAAATAAAGATTGGGCAAAATCAGATGCAATACGAGATGAGCTTTTGGCACAAGGTGTCCAAATTCAAGATGCTCCTTCTGGAACAAAATGGACTATTATAATATAG
- the dnaJ gene encoding molecular chaperone DnaJ: protein MTTKRNYYEILQVSKTASTEEIKKAYRKLAVQYHPDRNPGDKSAEEKFKEAAEAYEVLSDPNKRQRFDQFGHAGVNGAGFGGAGFGNVDDVFEHFGSIFEDLFGMGGGRKRGGGNRARKGGDLRYDLKVSFKESVLGTEKKIQIPRKASCVSCEGSGAAKGTKPVTCSTCRGQGQVAVQQGFFTYASTCPDCNGSGKSISTPCGDCKGTGFQTKSSNINVKIPAGIDTGMRLRVTGEGEGGVNGGPAGDLYVFIEVEANPYFKREEFDLVYSLKIGVAQAILGTEVTIDCFEEEPRKIEIPAGIQPGQRLVVQGAGIPKLEKYGRGKGDLVIEVSVEIPTKVNKEAEEHLRAFAQKVGQNVKNSNGFFDKIFG from the coding sequence ATGACTACAAAACGCAATTATTATGAAATTTTACAGGTATCCAAAACTGCTTCTACAGAAGAAATCAAAAAAGCTTATCGTAAACTTGCTGTTCAATACCATCCTGATCGTAATCCTGGTGACAAATCAGCAGAAGAAAAGTTTAAAGAAGCTGCTGAAGCTTATGAAGTATTAAGTGATCCAAATAAACGCCAACGTTTTGATCAATTTGGTCATGCTGGTGTAAATGGAGCAGGCTTTGGCGGAGCTGGATTTGGCAATGTAGACGATGTCTTCGAGCATTTTGGTTCTATATTTGAAGATCTATTTGGCATGGGAGGCGGAAGAAAAAGAGGCGGTGGAAATAGAGCTCGTAAAGGGGGCGATCTCCGCTATGATCTCAAAGTTTCTTTTAAAGAATCTGTTCTTGGAACTGAGAAAAAAATTCAAATTCCAAGAAAAGCATCTTGTGTTTCCTGTGAAGGATCGGGAGCTGCTAAAGGAACAAAACCAGTTACTTGTTCAACATGTCGTGGTCAAGGTCAGGTTGCGGTTCAACAGGGTTTCTTTACTTACGCTTCTACATGTCCTGACTGTAACGGCAGTGGTAAAAGTATTTCCACACCATGCGGTGATTGTAAGGGAACAGGGTTTCAAACGAAATCATCAAATATTAATGTTAAAATTCCAGCCGGAATTGATACAGGCATGAGACTTCGCGTAACAGGCGAAGGTGAAGGCGGTGTAAATGGTGGACCTGCTGGTGATCTTTATGTGTTTATTGAAGTTGAGGCTAATCCTTACTTTAAGAGAGAAGAGTTTGATCTTGTTTACTCGCTTAAAATCGGTGTGGCGCAAGCAATACTTGGCACAGAAGTAACAATAGACTGCTTTGAAGAAGAGCCTCGTAAAATTGAAATACCTGCAGGAATACAACCAGGCCAACGTCTTGTTGTCCAAGGTGCAGGGATTCCAAAATTAGAAAAATATGGTAGAGGTAAGGGAGACCTCGTCATAGAAGTGAGTGTTGAAATTCCTACGAAAGTTAATAAAGAGGCGGAAGAACATTTAAGAGCTTTTGCTCAAAAAGTTGGGCAAAACGTAAAAAATAGCAATGGTTTTTTTGACAAAATATTTGGGTAA
- the lpxC gene encoding UDP-3-O-acyl-N-acetylglucosamine deacetylase, translating to MNNFQRTLKRSVSFAGIGVHSGNLISVEIRPASANTGIVFQRTDLPGKPYIKADALSVFDTSLATRIGTSEAYVSTIEHLMAAFFGFGIDNAVISIDNSEMPILDGSSAPFLVLLSEAGIEELKEPRKVIIVEKTIEVVDEKNPARFIRIEPSKQPLISYAIDFENIVAIGRQSISMDYTAKAFCEYFSFARTFGLKEDIDFLHSRGLAKGGSIENAIVVSRTEGVLNSQGLRNEQEFVKHKALDCIGDLHLIGMPILGHVIAHKAGHDLHNKLARAILSEVSSRKIIIPSAKETSRLKSLLSFPKSLAEVQVNFNGLAIG from the coding sequence ATGAATAACTTCCAAAGAACGTTGAAGCGCTCTGTATCCTTCGCTGGTATTGGAGTTCATTCAGGAAATTTAATTTCCGTTGAAATTCGTCCTGCTTCAGCTAACACAGGAATTGTTTTCCAACGTACTGATCTTCCTGGTAAGCCTTACATTAAAGCAGACGCTTTATCCGTATTTGATACAAGTTTAGCAACCCGTATTGGTACAAGTGAAGCCTATGTTTCTACAATTGAGCACTTGATGGCAGCTTTTTTTGGATTTGGTATAGATAATGCCGTTATTTCTATAGATAACAGTGAAATGCCTATCTTAGACGGTTCTTCAGCACCCTTTTTAGTTCTTTTAAGCGAAGCAGGAATTGAAGAGTTAAAAGAACCCAGAAAAGTTATAATTGTAGAAAAAACAATTGAAGTGGTAGATGAAAAGAACCCTGCCCGCTTTATTCGTATTGAGCCTTCAAAACAACCGCTCATTTCTTACGCAATCGATTTTGAAAATATAGTGGCTATAGGTCGTCAATCTATTTCAATGGATTATACGGCAAAAGCTTTTTGTGAATACTTTTCTTTTGCGAGAACGTTTGGTTTAAAAGAAGATATTGATTTTTTACATTCTCGTGGCCTTGCAAAAGGTGGTTCTATTGAAAATGCGATTGTAGTTTCAAGAACAGAAGGTGTTTTAAATTCTCAAGGTCTTCGCAATGAGCAGGAGTTTGTAAAACACAAGGCTCTTGATTGCATTGGTGATCTTCATTTAATTGGTATGCCTATTTTAGGCCATGTTATTGCTCATAAAGCAGGACATGATCTTCATAATAAACTTGCAAGAGCAATTTTAAGTGAAGTTTCTTCAAGAAAAATTATTATTCCTTCTGCAAAAGAGACAAGTCGTCTTAAATCTCTTCTCTCTTTCCCAAAATCTCTTGCGGAAGTTCAAGTGAATTTTAACGGACTAGCTATTGGTTAA
- a CDS encoding single-stranded DNA-binding protein: protein MSGVNKVILVGRLGQEPEIRSTTSGQQVCTLSIATSETWTKDGNKEERTEWHRVVLWGRQAEIAHKYLKKGRLVYIEGKLQTRSWQDQQGQKRYTTEIVANNMQFLESMNSAPGRDMNEIPPINDTNDYYSGPSGYDSAPQQQRNNNNSQAFSSNSRPMDDDIPF from the coding sequence ATGTCTGGAGTTAACAAAGTCATTCTTGTGGGTAGATTAGGACAAGAACCCGAAATCCGCAGCACCACAAGTGGACAACAAGTCTGCACCCTCAGCATTGCCACTAGCGAAACCTGGACCAAAGACGGCAACAAAGAAGAAAGAACAGAGTGGCACAGAGTTGTTCTTTGGGGAAGACAAGCAGAAATTGCACATAAATACTTAAAAAAAGGCCGTCTTGTGTATATTGAAGGAAAACTTCAAACACGCTCATGGCAAGATCAGCAAGGTCAAAAACGCTATACAACAGAAATTGTAGCAAATAATATGCAATTTTTAGAAAGCATGAACTCTGCGCCTGGCCGTGACATGAATGAAATTCCACCAATTAATGATACAAACGATTATTATTCTGGTCCAAGTGGATACGACTCTGCGCCACAACAACAAAGAAACAATAATAACAGCCAAGCATTTAGCAGCAACTCACGCCCAATGGATGATGATATTCCTTTTTAA
- a CDS encoding histone deacetylase family protein, with protein sequence MKIFYSSLQKKHVIKKEVYNGKAHPYNDKVGRIDSILKAFKQVGHYEIIVPEILPYDALTTVHDEDYLHFLESSQNLKNDEIICPYVFPCDSRIPRHEPFIPKRAGYYCFDAGTSLMNNTWNAAVASASAAYSAALHTKKTGEATYALCRPPGHHASKNMFGGYCYLNNAAIIAKYLSKSGSVMIVDFDYHHGNGTQSIFYDSSEVFYFSIHAHPLVEYPYFTGFETEIGIDDGVSYNLNVPLMPLSSPNEYFKALLNGINKAFKAMEPDYLILSAGFDIEAGDPIGHFNISIADFQKLGREFRKLNKKTIILQEGGYLVSELGTNVESFLNGFQA encoded by the coding sequence ATGAAAATATTTTACAGTTCTCTCCAAAAAAAACATGTCATTAAAAAAGAAGTTTATAATGGAAAAGCACACCCTTATAATGATAAGGTGGGCCGCATAGATTCAATATTAAAAGCTTTTAAACAAGTTGGTCATTATGAAATCATTGTGCCCGAAATTTTACCTTATGATGCATTAACTACAGTTCATGATGAAGATTATCTTCATTTTTTGGAGTCCTCTCAAAATTTAAAAAATGATGAAATTATTTGTCCTTACGTGTTTCCTTGCGATAGTCGTATTCCAAGACATGAACCTTTTATTCCAAAACGCGCTGGTTATTATTGTTTTGATGCAGGTACTTCTTTAATGAATAACACTTGGAATGCTGCTGTTGCTTCTGCAAGTGCTGCTTATTCTGCTGCTTTACACACCAAAAAAACAGGAGAAGCGACTTATGCATTATGCCGCCCTCCAGGACATCATGCTTCAAAAAATATGTTTGGAGGCTATTGTTACTTAAATAATGCCGCTATTATTGCAAAATATTTATCAAAATCGGGAAGTGTCATGATTGTGGATTTTGATTATCACCACGGAAATGGGACTCAAAGTATTTTTTATGATTCATCTGAAGTTTTTTATTTTAGCATTCATGCACATCCTTTAGTTGAATATCCTTACTTTACAGGATTTGAAACCGAAATTGGAATAGATGATGGCGTGAGTTATAATTTAAATGTTCCTTTAATGCCATTGTCTTCACCTAATGAATATTTTAAAGCTCTTTTAAATGGAATAAATAAAGCTTTTAAGGCTATGGAACCTGACTATTTAATATTATCGGCTGGTTTTGACATTGAAGCTGGTGATCCCATTGGTCACTTTAATATTAGCATTGCCGATTTTCAAAAATTAGGCCGTGAGTTTCGTAAATTAAATAAAAAGACAATTATTCTGCAAGAAGGTGGTTATTTAGTAAGTGAACTTGGAACAAATGTAGAAAGTTTTTTAAATGGGTTTCAAGCATAG
- a CDS encoding glycerophosphoryl diester phosphodiesterase yields the protein MLTSTKIPRIIGHRGAKGLAPENTLVSFRKAKELGATWVEFDVKETEDGVLIIMHDDDLDRTTNGKGTIINSKWSEIKNLDAGSYFNSTFTNEKIPTLEETFLLLSELNLGANIEIKPCPTREKRTAIAIANEIKNKWPKNLPPPLVSSFSMESLVAAKKVDPNLIIGALFETLPHDWKKIALEVQAKTIHIDHEIVNKEMINEITHEGYPILTYTVNDQKRANELFDMGVTAIFTDFPWKE from the coding sequence ATGTTAACAAGCACAAAAATTCCCAGAATAATTGGCCACAGAGGAGCAAAAGGACTTGCACCAGAAAATACTTTAGTTTCTTTTCGCAAAGCAAAAGAACTTGGTGCTACATGGGTTGAGTTCGATGTAAAAGAAACCGAAGATGGTGTCCTTATTATCATGCATGATGATGATCTCGATAGAACAACAAATGGCAAAGGTACCATTATAAATTCGAAGTGGTCTGAAATAAAAAATCTTGATGCAGGATCTTATTTTAATTCCACATTTACTAATGAAAAAATTCCAACTTTAGAAGAAACATTTTTACTTTTAAGTGAATTAAACTTAGGTGCAAATATTGAAATCAAGCCTTGTCCTACAAGAGAAAAAAGAACTGCCATTGCTATAGCTAATGAAATTAAAAACAAATGGCCTAAAAATCTTCCACCGCCATTAGTATCTAGTTTCAGCATGGAATCTCTTGTGGCCGCAAAAAAAGTCGATCCAAATTTGATTATTGGAGCTTTATTTGAGACACTCCCTCACGATTGGAAAAAAATAGCTTTAGAGGTTCAAGCAAAAACCATACATATTGATCACGAAATTGTGAATAAAGAAATGATAAATGAGATAACGCATGAAGGTTATCCCATACTTACATATACAGTTAATGATCAAAAAAGAGCAAATGAATTATTTGATATGGGCGTAACCGCAATATTTACCGATTTTCCTTGGAAGGAGTAA
- the ugpB gene encoding sn-glycerol-3-phosphate ABC transporter substrate-binding protein UgpB, with protein MKIINLVTLSSVIGLIYTTEALPKTEIQFWHGFSGVTAEYLNVIVNDFNSSQKEYHVNAVRKGTYQETMMAGIAAYRAKKQPDMIQVYEVGTATMMAAKGAIIPVSTLMSENNVTLNTNDIIPAVKGYYSQGDTLISFPLNSSSPVMYYNKTIFKKAGLDQNTPPKTWNELFKFAEKIKKTNSAVCGFTTTWPAWIQLENFSAWHNVPYASNNNGMESTKPKLLFNSKLQVKHWENIQKANKEGYFTYYGRTTEAEMAFTTQKCGIYLDSTGSYGDVKEAKVNFGVAQLPYYESVDGAPQNTIIGGASLWVFNGISKEKQKAAAIFISYLSKPEVMAKWHQSSGYLPVTNASYNFTKQSGFYKENSGYEVAISELNNKSPTNNSKGLRIVGLPNIRNIIEANFESMLSDKMTAKVALDDAVEKGNAIIKKSGE; from the coding sequence ATGAAGATAATTAATTTAGTTACTTTAAGTTCAGTAATAGGTTTAATATATACAACTGAGGCATTACCTAAAACAGAAATTCAATTTTGGCATGGTTTTTCTGGAGTTACTGCAGAATATTTAAATGTTATTGTCAATGATTTTAACAGCTCACAAAAAGAGTATCACGTGAATGCTGTTCGAAAAGGAACATATCAAGAAACAATGATGGCTGGTATTGCCGCATATCGAGCAAAAAAACAACCTGATATGATCCAAGTATATGAAGTTGGGACAGCGACCATGATGGCTGCAAAAGGAGCAATCATTCCCGTTTCAACTTTAATGAGCGAAAATAATGTTACTTTAAACACCAACGACATTATTCCTGCTGTTAAAGGTTATTATAGCCAAGGAGACACTTTAATCTCTTTTCCATTAAACAGCTCTTCTCCAGTAATGTATTATAATAAAACAATATTTAAAAAAGCGGGGCTTGATCAAAACACACCTCCTAAAACATGGAATGAACTTTTTAAATTTGCTGAAAAAATTAAAAAAACAAACTCTGCTGTATGTGGATTTACGACAACATGGCCCGCATGGATCCAACTTGAAAATTTTAGTGCTTGGCACAATGTTCCGTATGCTTCAAATAATAATGGTATGGAATCTACAAAACCAAAATTACTTTTTAATTCAAAGTTACAAGTTAAACATTGGGAAAATATTCAAAAAGCAAATAAAGAAGGTTACTTTACTTATTATGGTAGAACAACAGAAGCAGAAATGGCATTTACAACTCAAAAGTGTGGAATTTACTTAGATTCTACAGGCTCATATGGTGATGTAAAAGAAGCTAAAGTTAATTTTGGAGTTGCTCAATTACCTTATTATGAAAGCGTAGATGGCGCTCCACAAAATACAATTATTGGTGGCGCGAGTCTTTGGGTATTTAATGGTATTTCAAAAGAAAAACAAAAAGCAGCAGCCATATTTATATCTTATTTAAGCAAACCCGAAGTTATGGCAAAATGGCATCAATCTAGTGGTTATTTACCCGTAACAAATGCCTCATATAATTTTACAAAACAAAGTGGTTTTTATAAAGAAAATTCAGGATATGAAGTAGCCATTTCTGAATTAAATAATAAATCTCCAACAAATAATTCTAAAGGATTAAGAATAGTAGGCTTACCAAATATTCGAAATATTATTGAAGCA